One region of Streptomyces davaonensis JCM 4913 genomic DNA includes:
- a CDS encoding trypco2 family protein, whose protein sequence is MDERGLVGLSDAIEGLRAELESARRAGAGKAVRFEVAEVTVTLEAVASRERDGSGRVQWWVLNLGGGMRSGAQETQTVTLRLVPKSEGGPLDVSGEQTEPGD, encoded by the coding sequence ATGGACGAACGCGGTCTGGTGGGTCTGTCGGACGCCATCGAGGGGCTGCGCGCCGAGCTGGAGAGCGCGCGGCGGGCCGGGGCGGGCAAGGCCGTGCGGTTCGAGGTCGCCGAGGTGACCGTCACCCTGGAGGCCGTGGCCAGCAGGGAGCGCGACGGCTCGGGCCGGGTCCAGTGGTGGGTGCTCAACCTCGGCGGCGGAATGCGCTCCGGGGCCCAGGAGACCCAGACCGTGACCCTGCGGCTGGTGCCGAAGAGCGAGGGCGGGCCGCTCGACGTGAGCGGCGAGCAGACCGAGCCGGGCGACTAG